A single region of the Neomonachus schauinslandi chromosome 3, ASM220157v2, whole genome shotgun sequence genome encodes:
- the TSC22D1 gene encoding TSC22 domain family protein 1 isoform X3, translated as MDLVKSHLMYAVREEVEVLKEQIKELIEKNSQLEQENNLLKTLASPEQLAQFQAQLQTGSPPATTQPQGTTQPPAQPASQGAGPTV; from the exons ATG GATCTGGTGAAAAGCCATTTGATGTATGCGGTTAGAGAGGAAGTGGAGGTCCTCAAAGAGCAAATCAAAGAACTAATAGAGAAAAATTCCCAGCTGGAGCAGGAAAACAATCTGCTGAAGACACTGGCCAGTCCCGAGCAGCTTGCCCAGTTTCAGGCCCAGCTGCAGACTGGCTCCCCCCCTGCCACCACACAGCCACAGGGGACCACACAGCCCCCGGCCCAGCCAGCGTCGCAGGGCGCAGGACCGACGGTGTAG
- the TSC22D1 gene encoding TSC22 domain family protein 1 isoform X2, which produces MKSQWCRPVAMDLGVYQLRHFSISFLSSLLGTENASVRLDNSSSGASVVAIDNKIEQAMDLVKSHLMYAVREEVEVLKEQIKELIEKNSQLEQENNLLKTLASPEQLAQFQAQLQTGSPPATTQPQGTTQPPAQPASQGAGPTV; this is translated from the exons ATGAAATCCCAATGGTGTAGACCAGTGGCGATGGATCTAGGAGTTTACCAACTGAgacatttttcaatttctttcttgtcATCCTTGCTGGGGACTGAAAACGCCTCTGTGAGACTTGACAATAG CTCCTCTGGTGCAAGTGTGGTAGCTATTGACAACAAAATCGAGCAAGCTATG GATCTGGTGAAAAGCCATTTGATGTATGCGGTTAGAGAGGAAGTGGAGGTCCTCAAAGAGCAAATCAAAGAACTAATAGAGAAAAATTCCCAGCTGGAGCAGGAAAACAATCTGCTGAAGACACTGGCCAGTCCCGAGCAGCTTGCCCAGTTTCAGGCCCAGCTGCAGACTGGCTCCCCCCCTGCCACCACACAGCCACAGGGGACCACACAGCCCCCGGCCCAGCCAGCGTCGCAGGGCGCAGGACCGACGGTGTAG